In Halanaerobiales bacterium, the sequence TTAAATAAAAAAATAGAAAGGATTGAAAACAATCCTTTCTATTATGCTGGTTTTATGTATTCAATTTTTAAATTTATTAATTATTATTTACTGCGTCTTTGAATGATTTACCAGCTCTAAAAACAGGTACTGTTCTAGCAGGAATAGTAATTTCTTCACCTGTTTGTGGATTACGCCCTTTGCGTGAGCTACGATCTTTAGCTTCGAAAGTACCAAAACCAATAATTTGCACATTGTCTCTCTTATCTTCATCTTTTTTAGCTTCATCACTTAAATAACCTTCTACGGTTTCAAGAGTGGTATTAATAACTTCACCACAATCTTTTTTAGTTAAACCAGTTTTTTCTGCAACAACATCAATAAGTTCAGTTTTTGTCATATTTTTCACCTCCTTATAAATTAATTCATTCTATTACTTATAATTCGCTAATTGTTAGCTTTTTCCTGCCCAAATTTAATAAAAATTAAAAAAAATACTGTAAATAAGTCTTTTTAGCTAATTCCAGGCCTGATTGTCATCTACAACCTCTTCCATTTCATGTTTAGGTCCTCTTAACATTAGATCATCCACGGCATTTAAAGGTTCTTTTCCTTCAAATAAAACTTTATATATTTCATTAGTAATCGGTAATTCAAAATCAAAATTTTCTTCTTCGATCCATTGTTTTACAGCTTTTGTAGTTTTTATACCTTCTACTGCCTGGCCAACTTTACTTAAAGAATCTTCAAAACTCATACCTTGACCTATATTATAGCCAAATCTTCTATTACGACTGTGAGTACTGGTACAGGTTACAACTAAATCTCCCATTCCAGAGAGTCCAGCATAAGTAAGTAAATTACTGTCAAAATAAGAACCTAATCTACTTATTTCCATTAAACCTCGAGTAATTAAAGCTGCCATTGAATTATCACCATAACCTAGTCCATCAGTAATCCCAGCAGCTATGGCAATGATATTTTTTATGGCACCTCCCATTTCAACTCCTACAATATCAGGATTAGTATATACTCGAAAAGTTCTTGTCATAAACATGTCTTGAATTTTTTCTGCTATTTTTCTATTTTTACTGGCAGCTACTGCCGCTGATGGTAAATCTTTCACTACTTCTTCTGCATGAGTTGGTCCAGAAAGAACTGCCACAGGATTATCAGTAATTTCCTTTATAATTTGAGAATTTCTTAAATAAGTTTTTTCTTCTATACCTTTAGCTGTTGAGACAATAATCTTATCATTATCTAAATAAGGTTTAATTTTATTCATAATAACTCTAGTTGCATCTGTAGGAACAGAAACAACTATATTCTCAGCATTCACTACCATTTCTTTTAAATTATTTGTAGCTTTAATATTATTAGATAATTTAATATCTGGAAAATAAGTTGTATTTATATGTTTATGATTA encodes:
- a CDS encoding HU family DNA-binding protein — encoded protein: MTKTELIDVVAEKTGLTKKDCGEVINTTLETVEGYLSDEAKKDEDKRDNVQIIGFGTFEAKDRSSRKGRNPQTGEEITIPARTVPVFRAGKSFKDAVNNN
- a CDS encoding NAD(P)H-dependent glycerol-3-phosphate dehydrogenase, translating into MKNKIAVIGGGSWGTALATILAKNNYDIEIYVRDNKLKKDINHKHINTTYFPDIKLSNNIKATNNLKEMVVNAENIVVSVPTDATRVIMNKIKPYLDNDKIIVSTAKGIEEKTYLRNSQIIKEITDNPVAVLSGPTHAEEVVKDLPSAAVAASKNRKIAEKIQDMFMTRTFRVYTNPDIVGVEMGGAIKNIIAIAAGITDGLGYGDNSMAALITRGLMEISRLGSYFDSNLLTYAGLSGMGDLVVTCTSTHSRNRRFGYNIGQGMSFEDSLSKVGQAVEGIKTTKAVKQWIEEENFDFELPITNEIYKVLFEGKEPLNAVDDLMLRGPKHEMEEVVDDNQAWN